From Pagrus major chromosome 9, Pma_NU_1.0, the proteins below share one genomic window:
- the LOC141002331 gene encoding solute carrier family 35 member F5-like isoform X1 → MEWVFIMNRMSSQGSSAAQRRRMALGVVILLLVDVIWVASSELTSYIFKRQEYNKPFFSTFTKTSMFVLYLLGFLLWRPWRQQCTGSLKRRHSAFFADAEAYFAPCTTDTTVNNCLSEPLYVPVKFQDVPAEHSNCLIGDLDSSASKKQRVRFSNIMEVRQLPSTQALEAKLSRMSYPAAKDHEAMLRTVGKLTITDVAKISFFFCFVWFLANLSYQEALSDTQVAIVNILSSTSGLFTLILAAIFPSNSTDRFTLSKLLAVALSMGGVALVSFSSMDNPDENGVIGSLWSLAGAVLYAVYIVMIKRRVDREDKLDIPMFFGFVGLFNLLLLWPGFLLLHYTGFEAFELPSQLVWTYILINGLIGTVLSEFLWLWGCFLTSSLIGTLALSLTIPLSIMADICMQKVRFSWLFFAGAVPVFLSFFIATLLCHYNNWDPVLVGLRRVYVFICRKHRIHRLPEDSEQCESLIPLHAVSPHEGSFCS, encoded by the exons ATGGAGTGGGTGTTCATCATGAACCGGATGAGCTCTCAGGGAAGCTCTGCAGCCCAGCGGAGACGGATGGCCCTGGGTGTGGTGATACTCCTGCTGGTGGATGTCATCTGGGTGGCCTCTTCTGAGCTAACCTCG TACATTTTCAAGCGGCAGGAGTACAACAAACCCTTCTTCAGCACCTTCACCAAGACCTCCATGTTTGTGCTCTACCTGCTGGGCTTCCTGCTGTGGCGGCCCTGGAGGCAGCAGTGCACCGGATCTCTGAAACGCCGACACTCTGCGTTT TTTGCTGACGCTGAGGCCTACTTTGCACCCTGCACCACTGACACCACGGTCAACAACTGTTTG AGTGAACCGCTGTACGTTCCAGTGAAGTTTCAGGACGTTCCCGCGGAGCATTCAAACTGTTTAATCGGAGACTTAGACTCTT CAGCTTCCAAAAAGCAGCGGGTGCGTTTTAGTAATATCATGGAGGTGCGTCAGCTGCCCTCCACGCAGGCCCTGGAGGCCAAACTGTCCCGCATGTCCTACCCCGCTGCCAAGGACCACGAGGCCATGCTGCGCACGGTGGGCAAGCTCACCATCACTGATGTGGCCAAaatcagcttcttcttctgctttgtg TGGTTCCTGGCTAACTTGTCCTATCAGGAAGCTTTATCCGACACACAGGTCGCCATCGTCAACATCCTGTCATCCACCTCAg GCCTGTTCACGCTCATCTTAGCAGCCATTTTTCCCAGCAACAGCACCGACCGCTTCACCTTGTCCAAACTGTTGGCTGTGGCTCTGAG CATGGGAGGTGTCGCCCTCGTCAGTTTCTCCAGCATGGACAACCCTGATGAGAACGGTGTCATAG GTTCTTTGTGGTCGCTGGCCGGGGCGGTGCTGTACGCCGTCTACATCGTAATGATCAAGAGACGAGTGGATCGGGAGGATAAGCTCGACATTCCCATGTTCTTTG GGTTTGTGGGTCTgttcaacctgctgctgctgtggccgGGCTTCCTGCTGCTCCACTACACCGGCTTCGAGGCCTTTGAGCTTCCCAGCCAGCTGGTGTGGACGTACATCCTCATTAACGGCCTCATCGGAACCGTCCTCTCGGAGTTCCTCTGGCTCTG GGGCTGTTTCCTCACATCATCTCTAATTGGGACTCTGGCGTTGAGCCTCACCATCCCGCTCTCTATTATGGCAGATATTTGCATGCAAAAG gtTCGTTTCTCGTGGCTGTTTTTTGCCGGGGCGGTTCccgtcttcctctccttcttcatcGCCACGCTCTTATGTCACTACAACAACTGGGATCCCGTCCTGGTGGGGCTGAGGAGAGTTTACGTCTTCATTTGCAGGAAACACCGTATTCACAG ACTGCCAGAAGACAGCGAGCAGTGCGAAAGCCTTATTCCTCTACACGCCGTCTCCCCCCACGAAGGAAGCTTCTGTTCGTGA
- the LOC141002331 gene encoding solute carrier family 35 member F5-like isoform X2, whose product MEWVFIMNRMSSQGSSAAQRRRMALGVVILLLVDVIWVASSELTSYIFKRQEYNKPFFSTFTKTSMFVLYLLGFLLWRPWRQQCTGSLKRRHSAFFADAEAYFAPCTTDTTVNNCLSEPLYVPVKFQDVPAEHSNCLIGDLDSSSKKQRVRFSNIMEVRQLPSTQALEAKLSRMSYPAAKDHEAMLRTVGKLTITDVAKISFFFCFVWFLANLSYQEALSDTQVAIVNILSSTSGLFTLILAAIFPSNSTDRFTLSKLLAVALSMGGVALVSFSSMDNPDENGVIGSLWSLAGAVLYAVYIVMIKRRVDREDKLDIPMFFGFVGLFNLLLLWPGFLLLHYTGFEAFELPSQLVWTYILINGLIGTVLSEFLWLWGCFLTSSLIGTLALSLTIPLSIMADICMQKVRFSWLFFAGAVPVFLSFFIATLLCHYNNWDPVLVGLRRVYVFICRKHRIHRLPEDSEQCESLIPLHAVSPHEGSFCS is encoded by the exons ATGGAGTGGGTGTTCATCATGAACCGGATGAGCTCTCAGGGAAGCTCTGCAGCCCAGCGGAGACGGATGGCCCTGGGTGTGGTGATACTCCTGCTGGTGGATGTCATCTGGGTGGCCTCTTCTGAGCTAACCTCG TACATTTTCAAGCGGCAGGAGTACAACAAACCCTTCTTCAGCACCTTCACCAAGACCTCCATGTTTGTGCTCTACCTGCTGGGCTTCCTGCTGTGGCGGCCCTGGAGGCAGCAGTGCACCGGATCTCTGAAACGCCGACACTCTGCGTTT TTTGCTGACGCTGAGGCCTACTTTGCACCCTGCACCACTGACACCACGGTCAACAACTGTTTG AGTGAACCGCTGTACGTTCCAGTGAAGTTTCAGGACGTTCCCGCGGAGCATTCAAACTGTTTAATCGGAGACTTAGACTCTT CTTCCAAAAAGCAGCGGGTGCGTTTTAGTAATATCATGGAGGTGCGTCAGCTGCCCTCCACGCAGGCCCTGGAGGCCAAACTGTCCCGCATGTCCTACCCCGCTGCCAAGGACCACGAGGCCATGCTGCGCACGGTGGGCAAGCTCACCATCACTGATGTGGCCAAaatcagcttcttcttctgctttgtg TGGTTCCTGGCTAACTTGTCCTATCAGGAAGCTTTATCCGACACACAGGTCGCCATCGTCAACATCCTGTCATCCACCTCAg GCCTGTTCACGCTCATCTTAGCAGCCATTTTTCCCAGCAACAGCACCGACCGCTTCACCTTGTCCAAACTGTTGGCTGTGGCTCTGAG CATGGGAGGTGTCGCCCTCGTCAGTTTCTCCAGCATGGACAACCCTGATGAGAACGGTGTCATAG GTTCTTTGTGGTCGCTGGCCGGGGCGGTGCTGTACGCCGTCTACATCGTAATGATCAAGAGACGAGTGGATCGGGAGGATAAGCTCGACATTCCCATGTTCTTTG GGTTTGTGGGTCTgttcaacctgctgctgctgtggccgGGCTTCCTGCTGCTCCACTACACCGGCTTCGAGGCCTTTGAGCTTCCCAGCCAGCTGGTGTGGACGTACATCCTCATTAACGGCCTCATCGGAACCGTCCTCTCGGAGTTCCTCTGGCTCTG GGGCTGTTTCCTCACATCATCTCTAATTGGGACTCTGGCGTTGAGCCTCACCATCCCGCTCTCTATTATGGCAGATATTTGCATGCAAAAG gtTCGTTTCTCGTGGCTGTTTTTTGCCGGGGCGGTTCccgtcttcctctccttcttcatcGCCACGCTCTTATGTCACTACAACAACTGGGATCCCGTCCTGGTGGGGCTGAGGAGAGTTTACGTCTTCATTTGCAGGAAACACCGTATTCACAG ACTGCCAGAAGACAGCGAGCAGTGCGAAAGCCTTATTCCTCTACACGCCGTCTCCCCCCACGAAGGAAGCTTCTGTTCGTGA